The sequence AGAGCTGAATGTTCAGTTCCCAGTTCACAGCATATTAAACTGGTAGGACTGAGAACTCACCTGGGACTTTCTGCTCATCCAGTGGAAGGCAGATGAATGGCTTTACTCTGTCTTTCCTGTCTCTTAATAGAAAAAATTGGggatgcaaaaggaaaaagagccTGTGAAACCTTGCTGAGCCGTTGTTCCATTTTCGCTGCCAGTCTGGCTCTCACTCCTTTGTTTGCCTTTCAGAGATGCTCCTCATCACAGCCAACCCGTATGATTACCCATTCATCAGCCAAGGGGACATTTCTGTGGCCAGCATTGATGACCGGGAGGAGCTTGTTGCCACAGATGTGAGTACATTTAGCAAGGAGAGGCAGTATCACTTTTACCATCACCACTGTTCTAATCAGCTGATCTACCCGGTGTGCAGGCAGCCATTGACATTTTGGGCTTCAGCTCTGATGAGAGAATGGGGATTTACAAACTGACAGGAGCAATCCTGCACTACGGGAACATGAAATTCAAGCAGAAGCCACGTGAAGAGCAGGCAGAGCCGGATGGCACGGAAGGTAGTACCTTCATGGCTTGGAGAGATGTATTTCCAACTGTCTTCATACCATTTTTCACTAGAAATGCATGGAGTCTTCCAGGAAAGAACCAGTTGTTCCTCGAtgaatgtaagaaaaaaaaaaggttcagcCTTCAGCTTACCACACCCTGTAGAGTTGCTTTCTGCATCCACTTTATTCCTGCTGAAGGACCCTGCGTGTGGGACACCTTGCTGTGGCGTGCACCAGTTTCTGATAGCAGATCCGGATGGGTTCTGCTTGGGTGATGTTGTGGAGAAGTGGCTTGAAGGGAAAACCACTCTGTTGCCCCATCACCGATGCATGCACTGGTTTTACCGTGCCTGTTGGTGCTGTTGTAGCCACTCAATCACGAGGGTGAGCCCAACAAGCCTTTTTGGAAAAGTAAATAAGAATGCCAATGAAGCTTTGTGGGTAGGGTAAAGCCAACCAGTCTGCCAAGTTTCAGAGTGAGCTCTGGCTGGTTCCAAGGAATTCGGCCTGTCCCAGctaagaagaaagtttttcagcttttttttttgtttgtttgtttgttttacagaggCTGACAAAGCAGCGTACCTGATGGGCCTGAACTCAGCAGACTTGCTGAAAGCTTTGTGCTATCCCCGGGTGAAAGTGGGAAATGAGTATGTCATGAAGGGTCAAACAGTGGATCAGGTGAgtgtcagggagcagcagggaccaTCCTctccctgaggggctggagtgGGTGCAGGTCACAGCTGGGTATCATCAGGACCATTAAGGCCTATTAGTGCACTCTGTGGGCTGATGGCACGTGTGCATGGCTTTATTCTGGTGATGCACTAGCGGTGCTCTGACACAGCTGTGTGAACCATCTCCTTGCAGGTGCAGCAGGCTGTGAATGTAATTTCCAGGTCAGTCTATGAAAAACTCTTCCTGTGGATGGTGATGCGCATCAACCAACAACTGGATACAAAGCTGCCAAGACAGCACTTTATTGGCATCTTAGACATTGCTGGCTTTGAGATTTTTGAGGTTTGGTTTTATATAGCACTCTCAGACTTCTGGCTATCTTTAAACACTTATTTATccttttctttgacttttctgACTTCTCCTTATCCTCATCCCAATGCAGCCCTGGAGAACAAGGCTGAAGCTGCTTCTGCCATTGTAGATCCACCAGCCActttgcaagagaaaagaaacagctgaagcaTAGTTGTGAAGCTGCTGACTCCCTCCCCACAAAATCTCTATTTAGTGACGTTAGTGTCTCCCCAAAAAATTGCCAATTTAGGCTACATCAACCatgtgctgcacagcacagcttttctgtaaGCCTGAACCACCCATGATATATTCTTTATGCTATTACCAAAACCTTTCAGGGGTAGTCTTGCTGACCTTGCCCTGACATCACTATGAAATGAATTGAATAGAGTCAGTTTAACAATATTAACACATTTGCTCAAATATTAGTTCaacagcctggagcagctgtgcaTCAACTTCACCAATGAGAAGCTGCAACAGTTCTTCAACCGCCACATGtttgtgctggagcaggaggagtaCAAGAAGGAAGGAATTGAGTGGGAGTTCATTGACTTTGGGATGGACCTGGCTGCCTGCATTGAGCTCATTGAGAAGGTGAGTTTCTTAGGCAGCTTGTGCAATCACACAAATCATATCTGGAAGGAGTTCTTGGGAGTGTTTGCACTGAGTGCCTTCAATACAACCTGTGTGAAGCTTCCGGGTCTCCTtacctcttcctttccttgaaACGTGACCCTGGTGACTGACTAGAGGTGTATTCTGCCTTCTGAgaagaaattgcttttatttctccgttctgtctttttctcttccacaaaATTATATGGTCAGTTGTCATGTCATTTCATACCCCAGTTGTCTTCTGTCTTTGTGTCCTTCTCAAGTTTTCCTCTCAGTTAAACTGAAATATAAGAAAGCCTCATGTCTTCTTGCTTTTAGCTCGTTCTGGATAAGGAGAAGACACTACTGTATTCCAAGAAAATACTGCACAGTTTTTGCTTGGCTCACTTTGTTTTCTGGCTGATGGCTTGGTAGCTCAAATCTCTATGAAAATCTGGTGCTTTTGAATATCTTGccagctttttttcagaaaaaaacttacTTACCTGCTCCTCCCAAGCTAATTCTCTGTAAAATACCTCCAATACTTTACTTTTAGCATTTATTTCACTCCATATTATTATAACTTGAATTCATCTTATTTGAAAACACCTTTTTTCTATTCAGCCCATGGGCATCTTCTCCATCCTGGAAGAGGAGTGCATGTTCCCCAAGGCAACTGACACCTCTTTCAAGAACAAGCTCTACGACCAGCACCTGGGCAAGTCCAGCAACTTCCAGAAGCCCAAGCCTGCCAAAGGCAAGGCTGAGGCCCACTTCTCCCTGGTGCACTATGCTGGCACGGTGGACTACAACATCACTGGCTGGCTGGAGAAGAACAAGGACTCCCTGAATGAAAGTGTTGTGGGGCTGTATCAGAAATCATCAATGAAAATTTTATGCAGTCTTTATGCCACCTTTGCTTCCATAGATGAAGGTAAGATCAGAGGACTATGTCTCCTGTCTGGTGTTTCCAGCTGTAGCTATCACCTGACTTGAATCGGTGTTGTCAGTATTTGTGCTCTATGTATTAGATGCACAATTATAATGCTGTCAAAGGGATCTACAACAATACCTCAGTTGGACTGTCATCTCATTTTCCAGTTGAAAATGGTGGTATTAAGAAGAAAGGAACCAAGAAAAAGGGCTCTTCCTTCCAAACTGTCTCTGTACTCTTTCGGGTAGGTGCGTTCTCTGGCACAGCACGGGCCAGCTGCAGGGACCGCCGAGAAGGCAGTCCTGTCAGATCTGTCTGCACTGGCTCACCATTCCCACTTTCCCTGTTGCCATATGATACTGTGGAAAGTTACCTTTGGGATCTGGTAAAGCTTAATTTGAATTCTGCTTTGCTGATGAGGTCCAATGGGATGATGGTCATGTGCTTTGACCAGGTTACAGAGTTCCAAGACAGCCCAAAGATTGTCTTGGCTTTGACCTTTGGTGCTAACAGCATCCTTCCCTTCTTTGGCTGTAACTGGCTGCCTCCAGGGTGGGTCTCTGTGTGGCCCCCGGTGCCTTGCAGTCACTGTGGGCAACACGAATTACATGTTGCAGCCCCCCAATGCTAGTGTGACACATCTGTATCCTGGGGCCAGGAgcaggctcagccctgcctgaCAGAACGAGGAACGCAGCCTTCACCTGGCTGTGACGTGGGTAATGTCAGCATTGCATGAAGTGATTGAAGAACCGCAATGCTAACAAAAGCTGTCCTGCAGAGCAGATGACCTCTGATGTCATAGACAAACATTGATTTTGTGGCTCAAGTCTCTTTTAATTATACATAACGAATATACTTaagtaataaaaccaaaaaaatcaacccATTCTTTCATTCGATCAAAAGTTTGTTTGATCAAGGAAGACCACTGTTGGTATCCTGGAATAttgttgctttctttccatctgTGTCCTGATTAATATGTCTTTATGATTCTAGCTGGTAAggacacattttcattttaagacagGAGGAAAGCTTATCAATTGTATCTACTGTTAGTAGCTATTTACTTTGATGCCTACACAGGGTTGTAGAATATTCACTAGAAGAGTAAGGAAAAGAttctgaatttgtatttttcattagagTCAAACCATATGGAGAATATTAGCATTATGTCTTGAATTAATACAGACTTTGCGAATGATCTCttttttacaggaaaatctAAATAAGCTGATGTCCAACTTGCGAGCAACTCATCCTCATTTTGTGCGTTGTATCATTCCTAACGAAACAAAGACCCCAGGTAATTCATAAAACATAGATTAGAAATTGGCAGAAAGACCAATTGACCAGTGCTAGAAAAATGAATATATCCCCATGTTGCTCTGTCATAGGGCTGATGAATCACAAGCTTGTTCTGCACCAGCTGAGATGTAATGGTGTTCTGGAAGGCATTCGAATCTGCAGAAAAGGATTTCCCAGCAAGATATTATATGGGGATTTTAACCAGAGGTCTGTGATAACGTTCTTGTGTTTGAGCCCAATTCATTTGAGAGGAGAGTCTTGCTAAACAAGTCAATGATACAGTTCTTAGGAAAGtactattttaatatttaacaacCATGGAAAGTATGAAGACATATCTAATAGCAGGGTCTGTGGGGGCAGTGTCCACCCAAATGCCAGTGTAAATGCAGGTgtaaagatttctgaaaatgcaggaACTTGTCGTCTAAAAGATAGGCTTAAAGCAAGAGAGCAAGGGACCTGAAAAAGGATGTTGTCAAGGTAGAAGTGAAGTATACCTTTCCTGCAGTGAGGGTGAACAGCTTACCTGGGACACTCTCAAGGTTTGAAGGCTTCGAATAAGattgaaatgtctttaaaaaaaatattactatatTAATCACAAGAAGGGGGCTGGATGAACACGGCATTGGGAGGATGGTGTGCCTGTGTTATAGAAGAGGTCAGAGAGATAATTTTAGCAGGCCCCCTATTCTTAAAACTCATTAATTTTTTGAGTTCACAGCTAACCTAGTGAACTGGCCCCTTGATTAGTGTAAATGACTGTGGCATAGATGAGCAGAGTCTCTCAGATCCAGAGAACAGACCGTCCGTGCCTTCACTCTCTGAGGGATGTAAGACATGCTGGGAGCCTACGGAACTGACCAGCTTCTTACTGCTTTGCTGTTTAAGGCTGGAGGTGTGAGTCAGACTCAGCCTTCCCCTGTACCTTCAGAGTGACAGCTATTCTTGTAGCATCCTGTGCACTAAAATGATGCCGATGGTTaagctttttcctttattttgtcaGATACCGCCTTCTGAATGCTGGTGTCATTCCAGAAGGACAGTTTGTTGATAGCAAGAAGGCATGTGAAAAGTTGCTGTCTTCCATTGAAATAGATCATACTCAGTACAAATTTGGACACACTAAGGTAAACATTTAGTTTTTCCACACAATGAGAAATCATCCATTGCATTGAAATACAAGCCCAGCAATGACTGATCTCTGTTCTTTGGTTGCAGGTGTTCTTCAAAGTAGGTTTGCTAGCTGTCCTGGAAGAGATGAGAGATGATTGTTTAGGACAACTGATCACACAGACACAGGCTTTATGCAGGGGATACCTCAGGAgacttgaatttaaaataatgctgaagCGAAGGTGTGTGTCTTCTGTGAGGTCTGATGTCTcaaagctgtgcttttttcaCAGTACTGATGGATCACTTCGATTTCAGGGATTCCATCTTCTGCATTCAGTACAACATCCGTGCGTTCATGAATGTCAAGCACTGGCCCTGGATGAAGTTGTTCTTCAAGATAAAACCCCTCTTAAAAAACGTGGAAACTGAGAAAGAGATGGCCATGATGAAGGAAGAGTTTGAGAGAACAAAAGAAGAACTGGCTAAATCAGAAACCCAGAggaaagaactggaagaaaaactgGTGACTCtggtgcaaaagaaaaagcacctgCAGCTGCAAATACAGACTGTAcgtaatttaaaatattctggctCCTGAGATTACATCAGTTTTGTATGAGTGTTCAGGAAAGGTCTGAATGgaaattctgttatttcatGTTCCTGTTGCATAATGGGCAGGTGATTTTTGCACGTGTCAATGCCAATGTGTGATAACAAAACAcgtttctgttttctttaaaaaggaaaatgaaaatttggcTGATACTGAAGAGAGATGTGACCAGCTGATCAAATCAAAATTCCAGCTGGAAGCAAGATTAAAGGAGTTAGTGGAAAAACTGGAGGATAAAGAGGAGATAAATGCTGATCTGGCAGCCAGAAAGAGGAAACTGGAGGACGAATGCTCTGAGCTGAAGAAAGATATTGATGACCTTGAGTTAACATTGGCCAaggctgaaaaggaaaagcatgccacagaaaacaaggtattttttatttctgctttttgcatgtTTAATAATAGTTGCGCTATCTATACATAAGATGTAAAGGTGCAGTCAACTTGAACAATAACGTGATGCTGTATAAGGAAACCTATAGGTTTGATGTTAAATTTGCTCACCTCTATTGTGCAGGACAACCAACCCGTAAGCAtacaaaaatgctttaagaTGAAAGTTCAGGGTTGCTTTGTGACTTCAGAAGGGTTGATAGATAACAGAGATTATATAGCTTGACCATATAATGCAACTAATGAAGTCTCTTTGGTAGCCTGGCAAAgagtttatttcctttgtgtGATCGCTAGCCTATATCAAAGACAAAATTGTTAATGATCTTCAAGTATTTTGCCTTACAATAGGTTAAAAATCTAAATGAAGAAATGACAGGTTTGGGTGAGACTATTGAGAAGTTAGACAAGGAGAAGGCGGCCCTGCAAGAAGCCCACCAGCAGGCACTGGATGACCTGCAAATTGAGGAGGACAAAGTTAATTCCCTCACCAAAGCCAGGATCAAGCTGGAGCAACAAGTGAACCATGTGAGCATGTTCAACACAAGAAGAAGGGGCAGATTGTTCAGTTGTTCCATCAGTCATctttatatatgtttatgttACAGGTTGAAGGATCTttagaacaggaaagaaaagtttgtATGGATCTTGAACGAGCAAAGAGAAAGCTTGAGGGAGACTTGAAACTTTCCCAGGAAACCATAATGGATCTGGAGAATTCTAAACAACatttagatgaaaaattaaggaagtatgagaaaaaaagtctgtgtcAAATTTACTATTTGATTTTAACTGgacttactttctttttattaaaataacatttccttCACAGGAAAGACTTTCAGTTTAACCAGATGCAAAACAAGATTGAGGAACAGCAGAATTCAGGTACTCAATTGCAGAAGAAGATCAGAGAATTGCAGGCAAGAGAATTTGTATAAGTACTTCATCATTACTGTTTGCTTCTTTAAACTGTAGTAGCATGAATAATGCTTGTCCAGAGTTGGTAACTAGTAAAATCTCTGACCTAGTCACAGTAATTAACTTGATAGGTTGTAATAATTTTCTCCACGCAACTGcagtgggttgaccctggctgacCACCAGCTACCCACCGAGCTGCTCTATCGCTCCCCCACTCAGCTGgatgaggggagaaaaatacgacaaaaggctcatgggtcgaAGTAAGGAtggggagatcactcaccaattactgtcacaggcaaaacagactcaactcaggaaaatgaatttaatttatgaccaaccagagcagaggagggtAATGAGGAATAAAAGGCTGCCCATGGATCACGGCCTCcttcgggcaccccctgcccggcAAGGGGTCCCACACGGGCTGTGGGGGGACACCTGCTCCCCCGTGGGTTCCATGGGTGGGAGCACAGCCTGCCCGGCCAGGGCCTTCCCGCGGGATGCCCGGGAACCTCTGCTCCAcacctggagcccctcctgcctcctcctgccctgcccgggggggctgcagggccgctGCTCTCActgttctcactcctctcttctgactgctgctggtgttgtgcagggtttttcccctttttcaacCCGCTCTCCCCAAGGTTCTGCCAtcggtgctgggctgggctgtggccaGTGGCGGGtctggctgggagctggctggccCGGGCTCCATCGGCCACGGGGGGCTTCTCGCAGCTTCTCACATGCAGCACTCCTGTAGCCCCCCGCCACCAAAgccttgccacgcaaacccgATACAACAACAGAAAGCTGTGATCTGAAGGTAGCGTGCATTGATCCGTATAGGTCTTTTCCCATTGGTAAGCCTTTGCCTACATTggcaaaacagtaaaatttaaaGGGACTTTGTTTTGCTTATAATCTCCAAAACAATGGGCTTTGTGTTCTACTATGAGAGTAATGCATTAGCCTAAGCATTGAATTATCTGGTCCCTTATTAATTCCTGATGTGATGTCTCCTCATTACATAGGCCCGTGttgcagagctggaagaggagaTTATGAGTGAGAAAGCAACGCGggcaaaagcagagaagcattGTGATGAGCTGGCTAATGAGCTCGAGGAAATCAGTGAAAGACTTGAAGAGGCTGGAGGAGCCACCACGGCTCAAACTGAACTTAACAAGAAGCGTGAGGCAGAATTTCAGAAGATGCGTCGCGACCTGGAGGAGGCCACGCTGCAGCACGAAGCCACGGCTGCGGCCCTGCGCAAGAAGCACGCGGACAGCACCGCTGAGCTTGGGGAGCAGATCGACAACCTGCAGCGAGtgaagcagaagctggagaaggagaagagtGAGCTCAAGATGGAGATTGACGACTTGGCCAGTAGTACAGAGACCATTGCTAAGTCCAAGGTGTTTCTTTATAAGCGAAATACATGAACTGGCAATATTTCTGTCTGGTGGGGCCGTAACgcaatacacacacacgtacGCAGTTTctactttcttcttctctttaaggctaatctggaaaaaatgcaCCGCTCCCTGGAAGACCAGATGAGAGAGGTAAAAGCCAAATTTgaggaaaaccagagaaataCAAATGACATGGTGATACAGAAAGCCCAGCTCCAGACAGAGTCCGGTAAGGAAGGCACAAAGCTCTGCTGAGGGGAAGTTTTTCCCTTCTCAGGTGGTACCGCATGTGAGACCTAGCTGTAACCAAGGTGCGTATTCTCCTTCCAGACTCATTGGTACAGGCAGAGACAACGTTAGAAATAAATCAAAGGAAATGAGTCGATGAGTGACACTTTAAAGTTCATAAGCCAATTGTAAGCATCGTTTGCTTAGGTAAATAATTCCCCAAATGATGTGATATAGCTCGCTGATTCTGTGCAGGGGGACTGGGAATTTGGGACAGTCCCAAATGATTTGATCAACTTGTTAGAACTGCACTTTCTCATCCAAGAGTGTACGTATTCACTGCGTGTAcagtatctctgtgtgtgttacTCTCATGAAGCTTGTTCATGCTCCCACACAGACTTCTTGGAACAGTGTGAATGATGAGTGTGAATGCTGCTCGGTCTGACCAACTGCAAGGTCAGAGATCTCAAATTCAAATGTCACTGAATTGACTTTAACCTTCTGAATTTTAGAGATTATATGCAATAGCAGATCAGGGAGTGCTGACACATGCTGTTCTAGCAGCTAAGCCATAGGGCTACACCTGCCATGAAAACCCTTTTAATGTGAATTTATATGAACTTATATGAATGAGCTCTATAGGCACATCTGTATGTGGATGGTGATACAGTTACAAGGGAACAGCAGACCAAAGAGGGCCCAGCATATGAAAGTCTCCCAAAATCTGCTAACCTTTAGAGGCTAACAGTCCTGATGAATCCACAAGAACTGCCAACCTCAGAACACCAAGACCTGCCAGATCAGCCCAAGGCCACTGGCAAACACCAGCATTGACAATGGGCTGTGTAACTGGGTCCGCATCCGAGAGGGCGGTGACTGCCCTACACAAAGACTGCAGGATTATACGTGCCACCTGATGAAACCAGGAGCCCCTGAGGGGTTTTCTGACCGAGCGCTGGCCCGTCAGTACAATCCTCTGCTTCTGAGCAGGGAACTGGGGTTGGCCATCCAGGTGTTGCTCCTGCTAGGGCTAGAtgggtgagtgtgtgtgtgagtgagcTGAGAAGAAATAAGCGAATGTGCTGTGTTCAAGGTTTCCTGGCATTAATAACAGCTTGAGGCTAATAACTGTAGCAACTTTATTAATGAAAGGTGTTCAAATAAATACTGGTTGTGATCTGTGACTCCCCCATTTCCATCCCTTATCAGGGAAAAGGGAATTTACAATAACTTTTGATGGAAAATGTCGTGTGGGAACACACAGACCCTAatcaaattctttcttcttttcttcgGAGTGATCTTTTTGAAGTGATCATGCTTGCAAGATGATTCTGTAAGTCTGACCAGTTCGTTTTAATGTCACTGTGCATAGTGCTTAAGGGAATTCTTAGGATGAAACTgaaaacttgagaaaaaaatctgaagtagcTCAGGAAAAATCTGAAGTAGCTCAGGAAGAATCTGAAGGTGATGATATTGGAGGGCTACAAGAATACCCAAGAATTCTAGAGATGACAGTATGGGCTATAGACACCTCTCCAAGAAAGGAGAGATGTGTTACTTCAGCCCACAGGATAGAGGCTGGCGtagaataaatgttttccagtcAAGTAACTATTGATAACAGGAgtaggaaagcagaagaaactgccTAAACCTGTGCAAAGTGGTAGAGAGCATTGAAGTTTTTAGTAGAAGACACGGTAAAATGGgctgtgaagaaaatgcagaataagCTAGAGAGAGTGATACAACTTAAAGAGAAATGTCGACACCTAAAGACAGGATTTCCAGTTTCCctaatgttcttttaaaaaaggatgtCAGTGTAGAAGAAGTTTAGGAGGGATGacaaacaagaaaggaaagagaaaggagggtCTGAAACCACAGAGAAACTAAGTGCTATGCACTTAAGGAGTTAAAGCTGAGAGAATTGTGGGTTAAGTATGTATATATGGAGGTCTGAATGAACAGTGATTAAATCAGAATAGGAGTAACACCGAAGGAGATAAATAGGTAAGTGTTGAAGGAGACATACCTGTCTCATAGTTTCATTACTAACCCCTGCATTATTCTAAAAGTAAAGATGACGATAAAAACATACATGCAAGGAGAATGGTAAAATAAGAGTGGTAGAAGTGTTTACATAAAGGTAACAACTGATAAGATAAACAACACTGTGTGATTTCACTTGTctgtaacttatttttatttatatatgaatGTTTTCAAGATGGTTAATCTGGACCAGAAGGTTCTGGAAACTTGTCTTCTCTTGTCACAGGTGCACTAACTCGTCAActtgaagagaaagaaaccaTAACATTGCAACTGTCCAGAAGCAAGCAGGCAATTACATACCAAAATAATGAACTTAAAAGACAGCTAGAGGAAGAGATCAAGGTAGTGCTGACTCCTGAGCACATGCTAAGGCTTTGAAATATACCAGGTCCTCAGTttgtttataaaacatttttggaagTTTGTAAATATTGCCGCCTACAGTCCAACACAATAAAATTACTACTGGGCAGGATGTGTACAGTAACCTTGGGGTTTAAGTGCTTTGCTAAGGAGGTCTCTGACCTGTTAAATGTGGTTTCCCTTTTGCTGACgttttttaactttaaagctCTAGTTTATGTGATTTCATTTGCTTCTATAGCCCCAGGGAAGAAAAGCTACAGAATGTGCCAAGGTGAAAGCATCACTCTTGGTCTTTTCTAGTGGTAGAGCTGAGAAAAGTT comes from Falco naumanni isolate bFalNau1 chromosome 1, bFalNau1.pat, whole genome shotgun sequence and encodes:
- the LOC121081583 gene encoding myosin-3-like isoform X2 encodes the protein MKCTLKDQIISANPLLEAFGNAKTVRNDNSSRFGKFIRIHFGTSGKLSSADIETYLLEKSRVTFQLKAERSYHIFYQILSNKKPELLEMLLITANPYDYPFISQGDISVASIDDREELVATDAAIDILGFSSDERMGIYKLTGAILHYGNMKFKQKPREEQAEPDGTEEADKAAYLMGLNSADLLKALCYPRVKVGNEYVMKGQTVDQVQQAVNVISRSVYEKLFLWMVMRINQQLDTKLPRQHFIGILDIAGFEIFEFNSLEQLCINFTNEKLQQFFNRHMFVLEQEEYKKEGIEWEFIDFGMDLAACIELIEKPMGIFSILEEECMFPKATDTSFKNKLYDQHLGKSSNFQKPKPAKGKAEAHFSLVHYAGTVDYNITGWLEKNKDSLNESVVGLYQKSSMKILCSLYATFASIDEVENGGIKKKGTKKKGSSFQTVSVLFRENLNKLMSNLRATHPHFVRCIIPNETKTPGLMNHKLVLHQLRCNGVLEGIRICRKGFPSKILYGDFNQRYRLLNAGVIPEGQFVDSKKACEKLLSSIEIDHTQYKFGHTKVFFKVGLLAVLEEMRDDCLGQLITQTQALCRGYLRRLEFKIMLKRRDSIFCIQYNIRAFMNVKHWPWMKLFFKIKPLLKNVETEKEMAMMKEEFERTKEELAKSETQRKELEEKLVTLVQKKKHLQLQIQTENENLADTEERCDQLIKSKFQLEARLKELVEKLEDKEEINADLAARKRKLEDECSELKKDIDDLELTLAKAEKEKHATENKVKNLNEEMTGLGETIEKLDKEKAALQEAHQQALDDLQIEEDKVNSLTKARIKLEQQVNHVEGSLEQERKVCMDLERAKRKLEGDLKLSQETIMDLENSKQHLDEKLRKKDFQFNQMQNKIEEQQNSGTQLQKKIRELQARVAELEEEIMSEKATRAKAEKHCDELANELEEISERLEEAGGATTAQTELNKKREAEFQKMRRDLEEATLQHEATAAALRKKHADSTAELGEQIDNLQRVKQKLEKEKSELKMEIDDLASSTETIAKSKANLEKMHRSLEDQMREVKAKFEENQRNTNDMVIQKAQLQTESGALTRQLEEKETITLQLSRSKQAITYQNNELKRQLEEEIKAKNALAHALQSARHDCDLLREQYEEEQEAKGELQRALSKANSEVAQWRTKYETDAIQRTEELEEAKKKLSQRLQEAGQQAEAVNSKCASLEKTKLKLQREVEDLKVDIERANMLATTLSKKQQDFDKVVTEWKGKYEESQLEREAVCKESHLMTTELFKVKNAYEEILDQLETIKQENKALKQEIVDLTEQITENGKMMGELEKNKKQAEAEKSELWLALKGAEAALEHEEVKILGVNQELAQIKSEINRKIAEKDEEIGQLKKNHQRTVETMQSVLDAEIRSRSDSLRLKKKMEGDLNEMEIQLSHANRVAAEAQKHLQGIQGALKDSQLHLDDALRTQEDLKEQVAMVERRANLLQAEIEELRAALEQTERSRKVAEQELLDATERVQLLHTQNTSLFNTKKKLETDMAQMQTEMEDITNAAKNAEERAKKAITDAAVMAEMLKKEQDTSAHLERMKKNLDQTVKDLQHRLDEAEQLALKGGKKQLLKVETRIRELEAELEEEHKQSAEAVKITHKYERRLKELTFQNEEHRKNMMRLQDLVDKLQMKIKSYRRQAEEADEQSNTNLSKFRKAQHKLEEAEERAGIAESQINKLRAKTREVPTTKVVLGSEK
- the LOC121081583 gene encoding myosin-3-like isoform X1, encoding MVAVKPDDVYAMNPPKFDRTEDVAMLTHLHEPAILYNLKDRYSSWMIYTYSGLFCITVNPYKWLPVYNPEVVLAYRGKKRQEAPPHIFSISDNAYQFMLTDDENQSILITGESGAGKTVNTKRVIQYFATIAASGDLAKKEESWMKCTLKDQIISANPLLEAFGNAKTVRNDNSSRFGKFIRIHFGTSGKLSSADIETYLLEKSRVTFQLKAERSYHIFYQILSNKKPELLEMLLITANPYDYPFISQGDISVASIDDREELVATDAAIDILGFSSDERMGIYKLTGAILHYGNMKFKQKPREEQAEPDGTEEADKAAYLMGLNSADLLKALCYPRVKVGNEYVMKGQTVDQVQQAVNVISRSVYEKLFLWMVMRINQQLDTKLPRQHFIGILDIAGFEIFEFNSLEQLCINFTNEKLQQFFNRHMFVLEQEEYKKEGIEWEFIDFGMDLAACIELIEKPMGIFSILEEECMFPKATDTSFKNKLYDQHLGKSSNFQKPKPAKGKAEAHFSLVHYAGTVDYNITGWLEKNKDSLNESVVGLYQKSSMKILCSLYATFASIDEVENGGIKKKGTKKKGSSFQTVSVLFRENLNKLMSNLRATHPHFVRCIIPNETKTPGLMNHKLVLHQLRCNGVLEGIRICRKGFPSKILYGDFNQRYRLLNAGVIPEGQFVDSKKACEKLLSSIEIDHTQYKFGHTKVFFKVGLLAVLEEMRDDCLGQLITQTQALCRGYLRRLEFKIMLKRRDSIFCIQYNIRAFMNVKHWPWMKLFFKIKPLLKNVETEKEMAMMKEEFERTKEELAKSETQRKELEEKLVTLVQKKKHLQLQIQTENENLADTEERCDQLIKSKFQLEARLKELVEKLEDKEEINADLAARKRKLEDECSELKKDIDDLELTLAKAEKEKHATENKVKNLNEEMTGLGETIEKLDKEKAALQEAHQQALDDLQIEEDKVNSLTKARIKLEQQVNHVEGSLEQERKVCMDLERAKRKLEGDLKLSQETIMDLENSKQHLDEKLRKKDFQFNQMQNKIEEQQNSGTQLQKKIRELQARVAELEEEIMSEKATRAKAEKHCDELANELEEISERLEEAGGATTAQTELNKKREAEFQKMRRDLEEATLQHEATAAALRKKHADSTAELGEQIDNLQRVKQKLEKEKSELKMEIDDLASSTETIAKSKANLEKMHRSLEDQMREVKAKFEENQRNTNDMVIQKAQLQTESGALTRQLEEKETITLQLSRSKQAITYQNNELKRQLEEEIKAKNALAHALQSARHDCDLLREQYEEEQEAKGELQRALSKANSEVAQWRTKYETDAIQRTEELEEAKKKLSQRLQEAGQQAEAVNSKCASLEKTKLKLQREVEDLKVDIERANMLATTLSKKQQDFDKVVTEWKGKYEESQLEREAVCKESHLMTTELFKVKNAYEEILDQLETIKQENKALKQEIVDLTEQITENGKMMGELEKNKKQAEAEKSELWLALKGAEAALEHEEVKILGVNQELAQIKSEINRKIAEKDEEIGQLKKNHQRTVETMQSVLDAEIRSRSDSLRLKKKMEGDLNEMEIQLSHANRVAAEAQKHLQGIQGALKDSQLHLDDALRTQEDLKEQVAMVERRANLLQAEIEELRAALEQTERSRKVAEQELLDATERVQLLHTQNTSLFNTKKKLETDMAQMQTEMEDITNAAKNAEERAKKAITDAAVMAEMLKKEQDTSAHLERMKKNLDQTVKDLQHRLDEAEQLALKGGKKQLLKVETRIRELEAELEEEHKQSAEAVKITHKYERRLKELTFQNEEHRKNMMRLQDLVDKLQMKIKSYRRQAEEADEQSNTNLSKFRKAQHKLEEAEERAGIAESQINKLRAKTREVPTTKVVLGSEK